One bacterium DNA segment encodes these proteins:
- a CDS encoding sigma-70 family RNA polymerase sigma factor, whose product MLALIDKSKVSTPEQEIYLAKRYVAGQTDVYRQVDNWINQVTRLSIWHFVEETEDTNSVVHLKLFSSLKASKFRGESTFRTYVQRIARYTCIDQVRSQRVQRDADPEDLPVPSESEAPDIIHERSVEYQIFQKIFRSIDPECQKLWRMVFSESLNYKEIGGKLGLPEGTVKRKVHECKKTAMEMKEKLI is encoded by the coding sequence ATGCTGGCATTAATTGATAAATCCAAGGTCTCCACTCCAGAGCAGGAGATTTACCTCGCTAAACGCTATGTTGCCGGCCAAACCGATGTCTACCGGCAAGTTGACAATTGGATTAATCAAGTAACGCGGCTGTCAATTTGGCACTTTGTCGAAGAAACTGAGGACACCAATTCGGTGGTTCACTTAAAGCTGTTTTCTTCACTCAAGGCTTCTAAATTCCGGGGAGAATCGACATTTCGAACCTATGTACAGCGTATTGCCCGATACACTTGCATCGATCAGGTTCGCAGCCAACGCGTTCAACGCGATGCAGATCCGGAAGATTTGCCAGTGCCAAGCGAATCTGAAGCCCCCGACATCATCCACGAGCGTTCGGTTGAATACCAAATTTTCCAGAAGATATTCCGCTCTATTGATCCCGAATGCCAGAAGCTGTGGCGAATGGTCTTCTCTGAGTCGTTGAACTACAAGGAGATAGGCGGAAAACTCGGACTGCCGGAGGGTACTGTCAAACGCAAGGTTCATGAATGTAAGAAGACGGCCATGGAAATGAAAGAAAAGTTGATTTAG
- a CDS encoding metallophosphoesterase yields the protein MKLAVISDTHFGDPDCLLATFKDLSSRSDPIIGSRYEQFRQAAGQDNDFLVVLGDILDFSVCSYRESFEVARTFFRQIQKDGIAQSIIYVPGNHDADVWHLYEYEVNVIRRIAAGKNAHDFLYSVPGVLDGRSKTPGVQFRLHGIKPSPNYRYGYGGTFIDSITLESQSDESCTGEVLNFALAYPNLYLLTDQGSVLLTHGHYLEEYWSMLGEWALEIAGKDMGITGIPTIRELVEINFPFNQLACSGAGQAGPLTRNVILPLQRDARSRDIKRIERYLDGILARIDKLIPGRYVIDEIVTDALLRQLRSRIIDTILKIEPTRFNEKFVHEAHVQERFKRYFRSCCAELKEIEPELTDNPNRLVFGHTHRPISWQIGGLEGAPAFSTGTGRQVHFCNLGGWLSNYGAKEFCGAEVLTFDSDSQVFRSERIE from the coding sequence ATGAAGCTGGCGGTTATCTCAGATACTCATTTTGGCGACCCCGATTGTCTGCTCGCAACATTCAAGGATCTATCAAGCAGAAGCGATCCAATAATCGGTTCGCGGTACGAGCAGTTTCGACAGGCCGCGGGACAAGACAACGATTTCTTAGTCGTGCTTGGCGATATTCTCGATTTTTCCGTTTGCAGCTATCGCGAGTCTTTCGAAGTTGCCCGGACGTTCTTCAGGCAGATTCAGAAGGATGGAATTGCCCAAAGCATCATTTACGTTCCCGGAAATCACGATGCCGATGTCTGGCATTTATACGAGTATGAAGTAAACGTCATTCGGCGAATAGCTGCCGGAAAAAACGCACACGACTTCCTCTATTCCGTCCCGGGTGTCCTTGATGGAAGAAGCAAAACGCCTGGCGTGCAATTCCGATTGCATGGAATCAAACCGTCACCCAATTATCGCTACGGCTACGGCGGGACCTTCATCGACAGCATCACCTTGGAGTCGCAAAGTGATGAATCATGTACTGGTGAAGTGTTGAACTTTGCTCTGGCGTACCCCAATCTCTACCTGCTCACAGATCAAGGTTCAGTACTGCTCACTCACGGACATTACCTTGAAGAGTATTGGTCGATGCTCGGAGAGTGGGCACTAGAAATTGCTGGCAAAGACATGGGAATCACAGGCATTCCGACAATTCGGGAATTGGTCGAGATAAACTTCCCGTTCAACCAGTTGGCTTGCAGTGGTGCGGGCCAAGCCGGTCCATTGACGAGGAACGTTATACTTCCTCTTCAGCGCGATGCCCGGAGTCGGGACATAAAGCGAATCGAACGATACTTGGATGGTATTCTCGCCAGGATTGACAAACTGATTCCAGGTAGGTACGTGATTGACGAGATCGTGACTGATGCGCTGTTAAGACAGCTTAGGTCACGAATCATTGATACCATCTTGAAAATTGAACCGACCCGTTTCAACGAAAAGTTCGTGCATGAGGCACACGTGCAAGAGCGGTTCAAACGCTACTTCCGTTCGTGTTGCGCAGAATTGAAGGAAATTGAACCAGAACTAACCGATAATCCGAACCGCTTAGTTTTTGGTCACACCCATCGACCGATTTCGTGGCAAATTGGCGGATTGGAAGGCGCTCCGGCATTTTCAACTGGGACTGGCAGACAAGTCCACTTCTGTAATCTCGGGGGATGGCTAAGTAATTATGGCGCAAAAGAGTTTTGCGGAGCAGAGGTACTCACGTTTGATTCAGATTCGCAAGTTTTCCGGTCGGAACGTATCGAGTAA